A segment of the Longimicrobium sp. genome:
CCACTCCTCCGAAAGGTCCACGTCTTCGGTGGCGTGCCGCCCCAGGTAGCGGGTGGGCGTCACGATCCGCAGCATCTCCTCGGCCAGCCGCCGGCTCGTCCCCGGGTTCGCCGTCACCATCTCCCGCCAGGCGGCCCACTGCGGAAACAGCAGCGGCACGCCGTCGCCGAGCAGCTTCTGCGTGGTCATCCTGCCGGCGGCGAAGGTGCCCATGCAGTTGATGACGAGGTCGTCTTCGCTCTCGAAGGTATCCGCCTTCAGGAACGAGCTGACCAGGTCGTCGGACGGCGAGGTGCGGCGCACCGCCACCATCTTGCGGAAGAAGTCCGCGAACAGCGTGACGTCCTGGATCCGCACGTTCAGGTGGCCGCTGGTGAGGTCTGCCAGGACGGTGGACCATTGCGCCAGCTCGGCCATCCGGACCGGGTCGTCGCTCGGGATGCCGAACACCTTGCAGATGGTCTGCAGCGCGTACGGAAGGGAAAAATCGGCCACCAGGTCGAACTGGCCCCGCGCCGGCAGCGGCTCCAGCAATCCGGCCGCGAGCTCCCGGATCCAGGGGGACAGCTCCTGCATCTTGCGCGCGGCCTCCTGCAGGATCACCCGCTGGGCACTGTTCTGCTCGGGTCCGTCCGAAAAGATGATCTGCCTCTGGACCGCGACCTGGATGAACGGCCGCCGGCCCGGCGCGGCCTTCCCCCCGCCCGCGAAGCGCAGGTCGGAGGTGAACCGCCGGTCCTCGAGGATGGTCCGGACGGCCCGGTGGTCGGTGACCACCCAGCACTTGGCGACCGGGTCGAACGCGATCCCGTCGTGGGCTCTCGCCTGGTCGTAGAGCGCGTGGGGAGCCTGGTAGGCGCCCACCAGGGCGGCCATGCCCGGGTGAGCGGAATGATCGGAGTTGGACACGGGTGCTCCGCGGTAGTGGATCGGGAAAATGGATCGGGTGAATCGAGCCTGGCAAGCGCCTCACGAAGGCGCGGAATCCAGGGGAGCCGCCGGGTCTCGCCGCCGAACGCGCGGGACCCTCTTCGGAATCCGCCCGGATCAGCGCCTGGGTTCCAGCGGCCAGGTGCGCACCCCCGGGTACACGCCGCCGCCCACGTGCTGCTCCGCTTCTACGTACA
Coding sequences within it:
- a CDS encoding cytochrome P450; this translates as MSNSDHSAHPGMAALVGAYQAPHALYDQARAHDGIAFDPVAKCWVVTDHRAVRTILEDRRFTSDLRFAGGGKAAPGRRPFIQVAVQRQIIFSDGPEQNSAQRVILQEAARKMQELSPWIRELAAGLLEPLPARGQFDLVADFSLPYALQTICKVFGIPSDDPVRMAELAQWSTVLADLTSGHLNVRIQDVTLFADFFRKMVAVRRTSPSDDLVSSFLKADTFESEDDLVINCMGTFAAGRMTTQKLLGDGVPLLFPQWAAWREMVTANPGTSRRLAEEMLRIVTPTRYLGRHATEDVDLSEEWGPGHLIRTGQRVILFLEAANRDPARFPEPHELKGERQPNPHLAFGHGAHRCPGASIARAEIQIALETLLATFETLAPNPSAPPEWDPNPNLGGYRSYPVLCS